Proteins from one Gossypium raimondii isolate GPD5lz chromosome 8, ASM2569854v1, whole genome shotgun sequence genomic window:
- the LOC105791362 gene encoding uncharacterized protein LOC105791362 produces MEKSQARYQNHHPQEKKEKPQQQQQQKQSQNQEKARQHPVWDCGSNLYDSFELNSFNRQLDSAIHSRTMSMPHLVDRAPPQSTASALPPPVSKKQLSKFSRSIQKLIKSMFRFRQSSSSSLMWLKQRSHDDYYVVYDKTGSLTTIPEVPETDFGRPSPEINSLVAKRTASERFTAASTVGISCA; encoded by the coding sequence ATGGAGAAATCCCAAGCACGATATCAGAATCACCATCCCCAGGAGAAGAAGGAAAAAcctcaacaacaacaacaacaaaagcaAAGTCAAAACCAGGAGAAGGCCAGGCAGCATCCTGTTTGGGACTGTGGTAGCAATCTTTATGACTCGTTTGAACTCAACTCCTTCAACCGTCAACTCGACTCAGCAATCCATTCAAGAACCATGTCCATGCCTCATCTAGTCGACAGAGCTCCCCCACAGTCAACCGCCTCTGCCCTTCCGCCTCCAGTTTCCAAGAAGCAGCTTTCCAAGTTCTCTCGCTCCATTCAGAAACTCATCAAATCCATGTTTAGATTCAGACAAAGTTCGAGTTCTTCCCTTATGTGGCTGAAACAAAGATCGCACGACGACTACTACGTGGTTTACGACAAGACAGGTTCGCTCACAACCATCCCCGAGGTCCCGGAGACTGATTTTGGACGGCCTTCGCCGGAGATTAACTCCTTGGTTGCTAAGAGAACTGCATCCGAAAGATTCACTGCAGCCTCCACTGTCGGTATTTCATGTGCTTGA